Below is a genomic region from Pseudomonas extremaustralis.
GCCATGGCAATGACCTCCGCTTCATCCTTGAAAGGAATGACGCACAGAACAGGGCCGAAAATTTCCTCGTAGGCGACGCGCATATCGTTGCGCACACCGACCAGAATCGTTGGCTGGATGAAGAAGCCGGCATCGTAATCGGCACCTGTAAGGCGACCGCCGCCGATCAGTACCTCGGCACCTTCCTGTTTGGCGATATCAACGTAGCCGAGGATCCGTTCCATCTGGGTCTTGCTGACCTGTGCGCCCATCATGGTGTCTGGGTTCAATGGGTCACCCACACGCACAGCTTCGAACTTATGCTTGAGCTCAGCCAGGAATTGCTCGTAGATGGACTCGTGAACGAACAGCCGTGCGCCGGATTCGCAGACTTGGCCTTGGTTCCACAGGATGGCGAGGACTGCGCCTTCCACGGCCTTGTCCCAGTTCGCATCGGGGAAAACGATGTTGGCTGACTTGCCGCCCAGTTCAAGGGTGGCAGGAATGATTTTCTTCGCTGCCGCATTGGCGACGAGTTCGCCGACACGCGTCGAGCCAGTGAAGGCAAGCTTGCGCAGGTCTGGATGATCCAGTAGCGCCTGGCCAACTGAGGTGCCTAAGCCTGTGACGATGTTGACCACGCCGGCCGGAAGTACCTTGGCGAAGATCTTCGCCAGTTCAAGGATGGTTACCGGGGTTAGCTCAGAAGGTTTGATGACTACGGTGTTACCCGCCGCGATGGCTGGAGCGATCTTCCAGGCGGCCATAAGAAGCGGGAAGTTCCACGGAATCACTTGGCCCACGACGCCGAGGGGTTCACTGAGAGCGATGCTGAGTGTTTGCTCATCCAACATGACCGCCTCATCCGATTGGCTGCGGATTGCGCCGGCGAAGTAGCGGAAGTGATCAATCGCCAGTGGGATGTCGACGGAGCGACTTTCACGAATGGGTTTGCCTACATCAAGGGTTTCCAGAACGGCGAACCGATCGGCATCGGCTTCCAGCAGGTCGGCGATCTTCAGCAACGCATTGGCGCGTTCCGCTGGCGAGGTGGTACGCCAGGTCACGAAGGCGCGTTTTGCGGCCTGCACCGCGCGGTCGACGTCGGCAGCTGTGGCGTTTGGGATGTTGGTGAGAATTTTTCCGTTGGCGGGGTTGATAATGTCGAGGGTTTCACCGTTTTCGGCCGCCACCCACTGGTTGTCGATAAACAGGCCGTAGCTGTTGTCGGGAAGGTAGCTCGGATGGGTATCACTGGAATTTTGCATGGGTTACCTCCTGAGGTAAGTGCGATGGGTTTGGTTGAGATTATTTTAGATATTGATATATGTCAATATGTAGTTGTGTATTCGCGCAGGCATTCCTATCGCCGCACCTTTTCAGCCTGCTTCTGGATCGGCGGGGAGCGCGCTGTGCTGCGCGCCAGGCTTTGCTACGTAGTCCAGCCCCCCCCCCGATCTCTTCATCAAGGAGGGGGGGCTGCTGCATAAAAGCACTGAGGCCTGTTTGCGTTGAGGTGAAGATGTAAGTTAGAACGGCGCGTCGATATCCATGACGTTAATCAGCTTGTGGTTGACGAATTCCTTGATTCCCAAACCAATCAGCTCGCGACCGTAACCAGATCTTTTGATTCCGCCGAAAGGTAGGTCGGCTTTCGATGACGTTGGGTGATTGACGAACACCATGCCTGTCTCGATGCGCTTAGCAACCTCAACACCATGCTGTCCGTCTGCGGTGAATACCGAACCACCGAGCCCGAACGGAGAGTCGTTGGCGATAACTATCGCGTCTTCTTCGTTTTTAGCTCGTAGGATCATCGAGACCGGACCGAAGAACTCCCAGTAGTAGGCAGGGTTATCAGGCGTCAGGTTGGTCAGAATGGTCGGTTGAACAAATGCACCCTTGCTTGGTACCTTGGGCCCAACCTCGGTGGCCGTAGCACCGTAGTTGACTGCTTCACGAATCTTCGCGCGGATTTCGTCGGCGGCAGTTTGAGATGACAGGGGGGCTAGATTTGTTTCCGGATCGAACGGGTCGCCGGCCTTCAGTTGTGCTACACCTTCGGCATAAAGGCGCAGGAACTCGTCGTAGACTTCTTCCACTACAATCATGCGTTTGGATGATATGCACACCTGTCCAGCATTCCAGTGACGGCCTACAACAGCCCACTTCACGGTCTTTTTCAGTTCAGCGTCGCGCAGAACTATGAAGGCATCTGCCCCCCCCAGTTCCAATGTAGATTTCTTCAGTGCCTTGCCAGCCTGGGAGGCGATTATGGCACCTGCGCCTTCGGAACCGGTCAGTGCCACACCGTGTACTCGAGAGTCGTTGAGGATTGTCTCGATTTGCTGGCGAGTTGCGTACATGTTGCTGAATGCGCCAACAGGTAGACCAGCATCAAGCAGTAGTTGTTCGAAAGCTTCGGCACATTGCGGTACGTTTGAAGCATGTTTGAGCAGCACGGTATTACCCGCTGCCAACTGCGGTGCGAGAATGCGAGCAATTTGATAGTAAGGAAAGTTCCATGGTTCAATGGCCAGGATAGTGCCCAACGGCTCATGGACCAAGATTGCTTCACCCTCGGCTGGGTCGGCTACCGGCAGCTTCTGCGGAGTTAACAACGCTTCTGCATGTTTAACGTAATACTCAAAGATACTTGCTGAGATTTCTACTTCACCTAATGCTTCGGCAGTGATCTTGCCCATTTCCAGTGTTAGCAACCGGGCATAGTCGTTTGCTCGCGCGCGCAGCAGGTCGGCAGCTCGCTGAAGGACGGCCCCACGCTCTGCGATTGAGCAATTCTTCCAGACAAGAAATGCGTTGTGAGACGCCTCAAGAGCCTGTTCAATCTGAATATCTGTTGCATCTGGAAAACTTTTTAGAACTTCACCTGTATAGGGATTAACGGATGCGTATGCCATGCTGTTTCTCCAGTAATTTAAGTAAATTTGATTTGTTAATGAGACTGGTAAGTAGACAGAACCTAAACTGCGGGAATATTTTGGTGCATTTACTAATGATTGATGCCATCAATCAGGAATACTCGGTAAACCGCACCTTTAAGACGATGTTGCAGTGCCTCTTGGTAGGCGGGGCTGGAGTACCACTCTCGAGCTGCTGCTATGTCCGGAAATTGAAGAATGACTGCGCCCTCAATCGGTCCGCCTTCGAGCACCTCCAGTTGGCCGTAGAAGGCCAATGGTGTGAGGTTCCGACCCTGGCGTGCCGCCGGTGCTTTACGGGCATAGAGTTTCAACTCAGCCTCGTCTGTGGTGTGTTCACGTGTGAAGACTACGTAGGCGGACATTGACGTAGTCTCAGGCCAACAGTTTGAGCAGCGAATGAGCCGTAGCTTCAGAGGAAGCTGGGTTCTGGCCAGTTACGAGCAACCCATCGACTTCGACATGAACGCTCCAGTCAGCACCCTTGGTATAGCGCCCACCATTTGCCTTGAGCATATCCTCTACCAGGAAAGGCACGATTTGAGTTAGACCCACCGCAGCCTCCTCGCTATTGCTGAAACCGGTTACTTTCTTGCCTGCAACCAGAGGTTTGCCATCTACACACTTGACATGGCGCAAAACCGCTGGTGCGTGACAAACCGCTCCGACAGGTTTGCCGGATTGGATTGATTGCTCGATCAGAGAGATAGAAAAGGTGTTCTCCGCAAGATCCCACAGCGGACCATGGCCGCCAGGGTAGAACACCGCATCAAACTCGGAACTGATCACGTCGCTCAGTTTCTCGGTGTTGGTCAGCGCGTGAGTGGCGACTGAATCGGTCTCAAAGCGACGGGTGGCGTCTGTCTGGAAGTCGGGCTCATTGCTCTTCGGGTCGATGGGTGGTTGGCCGCCTTTCGGCGATGCTAGGGTCACTTGCACGCCAGCGTCGATGAAGGCGTAGTAAGGCGCGGCCAGCTCTTCGAGCCAGAAACCGGTCTTCTCGCCAGTGTCACCAAGCTGGTCGTGGGAAGTCAGAACGAGGAGAATCTTCATGTCGTATACCTTGCAGTTGTGCGTGCTTGTGGATGTTTTGTAATGCGCTGCCTGTGTGGATAAGCAGTGCGGGAAGTTGGCTTATAGGCTCGCTTCAAGCACACGGCGGCTGACGTCTAAACTGACGTTTTTGTGTTCGCCGAGTGCGGTGAGGTGGTGTGTGTCGAGCTGGTTTATTAGCGCGTCTATAGCGTCAGTGCCGAGCTTGTAGGCGGATAAGTGCGTCGGTAAGCCCAGGCTCTCGAAGAACATCCGGGTCTGTTGTATGGCCGTGTCAATCCGTTGTTCTTCGTCCCCTTGGCTGATCTGCCAAACCCTCTCGGCGTACTGCAGCAGCTTCGCGCGCTTGGCTTCACGACGAATCTCTAGGTTCGCAGGAAGCACGATGGCCAGGGTCCGTGCGTGATCGATGCCGTACAGTGCGGTGAGCTCATGGCCGATCATGTGGGTGGACCAGTCCTGTGGTACGCCCGCTCCGATCAGGCCATTGAGCGCCAAAGTGGCCGTCCACATGAGGTTGGCACGCGTGTTGTAGTCCGCGGACTCTTTCAGTACAAGTGGGCCAATTTCGATCAGCGTTTGTAAAAGACCTTCGGCAAAACGATCTTGGACGCGCGCATCGATTGGGTAGGTCAGGTACTGCTCAATGACATGCACGAACGCATCGACAACGCCGTTTGCGAGTTGACGGGTGGGGAGGGTTTGGGTTTTGGTGGGATCGAGAATCGAGAATTGTGGAAACATGTAAGCGCTTCGAAACGGCAGCTTGTCTTGTGTCGCCCGGCGAGTAACCACGCCTCCATTGTTCATCTCCGAGCCAGTTGCCGGTAGGGTCAGAACGGTGCCAAATGGCAGCGCTCGTCGAATACTTGCACCCCGCGTTTCCAGAATGTCCCAAGCATCACCCTCGTAGCCAACAGCAGCGGCAACGAACTTGGTGCCATCGATGACCGAACCTCCACCGACAGCCAGGAGAAAATCCAAGCGATGGGTGCGAACCTGATCAACAGCCTTGATTAGCGTTTCATAGCTGGGGTTTGGTTCTATACCCCCGAATTCTTGCACTTCCCGAGAGCCTAATGCGTCACGGACTTCGCGGAGCGTACCGTTTGCACGAGCGCTCTGGCCACCATAGAGCAGCAGGATGCGGGCCGCAGCCGGAACCAGTTCATCCAGGCGGCTGATGGTTTCGTTGCCGAAGACAATTCGCGTAGGGTTGTAGAAGTCAAAATTAAACATTGCTTTAACTCCGATTAAATAGACCAGTCGTATATTTTTTGAGTAAATTTTTTACATTGAAAATCTCATCGGTCGGATATCTGACTGAGTAACAGAGAAGTAGTCTCGAAGGCCGCCTGCAAAGGCATCTGATCACGCGTGACCTTGGCCCTTAGACTGGCTCCGAGCCAAAGTTGGTACAGCATGGTCGCCAAGCCACGGGTGTCAGTACCGCCCGGCAGAGATCCATCGTTTACAGCGTCACTCACCGCATTGGCTAGACGAGTAATTACTCCTTCCATGCCATCCTGGACCACCATGCGCATTGGCTCCGATAGATCACTGACTTCCGCTGCAAGCTTCACTGCCAAGCATTTCCCCTCGGGATAACAGGCTGATTGGGTTTCAATCCAGGTAGCCCAGTAGGCCAGCAAGCGTTGTGCTGCTGATACACTTGGACGGTTCATAGCGTTTCCAATTGCACCATGTAGTCACTGAAATAGCTCTCCAAGAGCGCCTCGCCAAAGGCTTCCTTGGAATTGAAGTAATGATAGAACGAACCTTTTGGCACATTCGCAGATAGAAGGATTTCGCTCAAACCAACAGCTGTGAATCCTCGCCCGACGATGATGTTTTGAGCAGTGTCGAGGATGTGTTGCCGTACATCGGTGGTTGTCATCGTATTCATGGATGTACCATATCAACAATTAGACCAGTCGTCTACTTTGGGTTTTGAGCAAGCCCTCAACGAAATTTTGGTAATCGCAGTTCGTGAGCCAGCCATCACTTCATTTGATGCGCAGCATTATGTCGGTGCGATGATCGCCGCCGCGTTAGGAAGAAAGATCTATGATGCTCGTTGGAGGGGAGCAAATTGCAGCTCTTCTTGAACCGAGCTGATTTTGCTACAGCATTGCTTAGGCTGGGAACGAGTTTTGACATCCATCGTGAACCAAGCGGCTCGCCATAGTTTTGGACAACGAACTGTACGCATCAAATTTGACGAAAAATAGCGCGCTGCCTGCACTGTGGTTTGAGTCGGAACGGCTGCTGGGCGGATTATCCGGATCTGTGGACTGGAACAGTGGGTAATTGCACAGGCTTGCCCAGCCATTTGCATTCGACCTGACCAAGCATTTGCCTCGGATTTCACCATCACGTTGCGTGAACCATGACCGGCAGAGAGCGACCATGGCTCTGTGAGAATGCCTGCGATTGTCTATTCTTCAACCCAATAACTGCATGACAAAATTGTTGTAGCCCTAATGATTCTGCTTTGACTAGAGGGGCTAAATCGAATCGTTTTCATGACACTTAGAATGACTGCTTCTTAGCTGATTGCCTCGGAGCACAGCATGGGTGAGTCGACCCAATGCTGCCGGTTGCGACAGACAGCAATGGGCAAATCCGTCTCGCGCTGCGTCGGCAGCCACCTCGACACGACTTTGAGGAGGGCATACGGATCTTGCCCATTCATGCGCGCTTAGATATCCAGGCAAATTTTGCCGAAATGCTGGTTGGTTTCCTGATACTTGAACGCTTCTACAATCTCGCTCATAGGGAAATGACGATCAATAATCGGGCGTATACCGTTAACGTTGATGGCTCGGACCATGTCTTGCTGCTGGCTGCGGCTGCCTACCAACACACCCTGCAGGCGCACTTGCTTGATCAGTGCCGGTACAAAATTCATTGCACCGCTTACGCCACTCAGTATCCCGATGACGGAGATGTGACCAGCAACCCGAACTGCAATCATCGATTGCTCAAGCGTCGCAGGGCCGCCGACTTCTATGATGTGATCAATACCGCGGCCCCCCGTTAGAGCGCGTGCAGTTTCGCCCCAGTTAAGGTCTTTGCGATAATTGATCACATGATCAGCGCCTAGTGCTTTCAGACGTTCAAGTTTTTCGTCGCTTGAAGAGGTAGCAATGACGGTAGCACCGGCCATTTTAGCGAACTGCAGGGCAAAAATTGAAACGCCACCAGTGCCTTGAACGAGCACGGTGTCGCCCGGCTTGAGTGAGTCATCGGCCATCAGAGCGCGCCATGCAGTAAGGCCGGCGGTGGTGAGCGTCGACGCTTCAGCGTGGCTGTATCCGGTCGGCGCGAGGGTGAACGATGTGGCTTGGGCAGTCACTTGCTCACGAGCGTAGCCGTCAATGCCATCACCTGGCACGCTAACAAAGCCTTCAACCAGTGGTGCGCCGCTGATCCACTCCGGGAAGAAGGTACTGACGACCGAGTCACCCACCTTGAATTCAGTGACATCTGGGCCGACAGCAATGACTTCGCCTGCACCATCGGCCATGGGGATGCGTTTTTCGCTAGGGCCCCACATACCGCTGACTACCGCGAAGTCGTGGTAGTTAAGCGAGTTGGCGTGCAGGCGCACGGTGATTTCGCCATGGGCTGCGGCTCGGGCTTCGCTGCTGCCAACCACAACCTTTTCATAGCCGCCACCGGGTTGGACGAAGATTGTTTTGCTGCTCATAGGGGTTTCCTTGTGTTTTCTAATTACGCGAAATAACGAAATGAAAGGTTAAAAATTACAAATCGCTGGTCAGCCTAGCCGCAAAGTCATCAATCGCCTCCTCGTTGCGTCGGTAATAAGTCCATTTTCCGATGCGTGTGGTTAGCACGAAGCCTGCACGTTGTAAGATAGCTAAGTGTGCAGACGCGGTAGAAGGTGAAAGCCGTGCCTTGTGCTGCAAATGGGTTACGCACACCCCTATGGCAGGATCGCCATGATCCTGAGGTGGGAAATTACTGAGAGGGTCTTTGAGCCACTCCATCATTTGCATGCGAGTGTCATTGCCCAGGGCTTTGAGCTGTTCGAGTATCATGGCGGGCAATGTTACGGATTTTTACGAAATGTTCAATAAGTATTCTATTGCCCGGCGCAAGGGTTTGAAATCAAAAAAAAACGCATCTAGCTGAATCGCCCCGGGTTTTCGAGATACTCTTCAAGCTCGCTTGACTGCGGACGATCCAGTCGTTGGGAGAGTTTTACTCGTATTTATGCGCCTTTTAATGGTGCGATCTGCGTATTCGAGCAGAATGCTGCCCAGTCTTCCATTACTGCTCTGCGTTTCTCTAAGAAGTCAGAGTGGAAGTCGTCTGGTGAAGCTCATTGTCTTCGCGCTAGTGCTGACCATTTCGCGGCCTTCCCTTGACGGCAACCGCAGCCTTTATCGCAGCCTCGCTCCCCGTCTAGCTATTGCTTAGTACTGAATTTCATACTTTAAACTCACGAAGGTGGCCCAGTCAGCCATCAAGCTACGGCGTTTTTCTAGCAAATCACTGCGCCAATAAGCAGCTTCTGCTCCGCTCGCGACCACATGAGCCAGAGACATTTCGCAAACCTCGAGTGCGTAGTCGGTTTTCTCTGCGGCCCAATCTCGGAATGTGCTGCGAAACCCATGCGCGGTAATGATTCGGTCATTGTTGTTACGCCAACCTTTACCGCCATCTTCCAAATCCCTCTGATCCATGCGTTGCAATGTCATGAGCATGGCCATATTGATGATCGGCTTACCCGTGCGTGTACCCGGAAATAGAAGCGAGCTATCGTTGAATCGGGGCACCCGTTTAACAATGTTACGAGTGCTTCGCTGAACGGGACGGTATGAGTTTTGCCAGCTTTCATGCGCTCTGCGGGAATAAGCCATAGCTTGGCTTTCAAGTCGATTTCACTCCAGCGGGCGGCAAGGACTTCGCTGGTTCGACACGCCGTGAGAATGGTCATTTTGAGTGCGCAAGCGGATTGTCCTTCGACACGGTCAAGCGCTCGCATAAAACGAGACAACACTAAGTAGGGCAATGCGGGATGATTTTGAGTCCGTTTCGTCTTGGATGTTGAAGGTAGCACTTTGTCCAGGTGTCCACGCCAGCGTGCTGGATTTTCACCATCGCGCAACCCGCGTGCTTTAGCTGCATCGAGAACCAATTCGAGTCGATTGCGTACCCGGCTAGCAGTTTCGGCTTTGCTGGCCCAGATGGGTTTGAAAATTTCGAGAATATGCTCGGTGGTGATCTGGTTTGTTGCGAGGTCACCGATAATGGGGGGCGGCATAAGTCGCCAGTGTGTTTGTCCATTGCTGGGAATGGTTTACGTTTTCCCAGCCGGGACGATGGGCCTCTAATTAATCGACTGACACGTCTTGGAAGTTGATTGATTTGCTTTTTCGTTGCTGTTCAGTAGTGAGTTGCACAGCTCGTTCGTTGTCACGAGCTTGTAAGGGGTCAATGCCATCTCGCAGTAAACGACATCTATCACTGCTTTTTTGTCGAGCCTCCTTCAGGCCTTTTGCAGGATCGGCGCCTAAACGTGATATCAATACTTCAAGCGATCACTCACCCAGAAAATCTTCGTGTTCTGTCGCTGCCTCGGTAATGGATAACGATAGAATTGCCGCGCGCAACAGGTCCTGGCGTTTGCGTTCATTGGCGCCACGAGATTGCCAGGTGAAACTGCGTGCACTGGAACGGGCTGCGGTGGCCAGGCGCAATGAATCGGCGTTGGTGAGCCGCCCCAGGATGACAACCACAGGCCGACGTACCGGGTGAAAATCTTCGGCGAGATAATGTAACGCAATGGTGGCATAGCCTATCGTCCAGGCGCCCAAGAGCCCTCGGAGTTCACGTTCGGCCTGGGTATCGATGTCGCCGTTGGCGGTCGCTAGTTGGCGGCCCAGACGGTCCGCGGTCCGGGTCTGCCACCCCCTGAAAGACCATCTGTTCGGATGGCGGCCAATACGCCTAAAATCCCTGCGGACGGCGCGATGCAGCCGATATCGGGTTGCAAGGAGGTTGGAGGGGAAGATCAGGGCGAAAATCAACGTGCCGCATGCGATGCCGAGCAGCAGTATCAGCACACCATTGAAGAAACCGGCAGCGTCGAACATCTGCGATGTGTTTTGCGGTGGGACAGACTCCAGAAAATAATCGCGAAACTGGCCCCCGGCGCAGCGGTACGTGGATGACGCATTGCCAGTCCTGCGGCAAACATGAATCCGCCTGTAATGACCGCCAGCATGGCAAAGTCGGATACAGCAGGCAGCAGCACGAAATTGCACAGCGCCGCAGCGACGGCCGCGCAAGCCGCGCCCGACATGAAGCCGATACCGCCCGCCACGGGGTCCGCCCGGGTGGCAAACAGTGAGCACATCACACTCACGATCGTCACGAAACCAGGACCGGACGACCAGCCGGTAACAATGCAGAACAACGCTGCCGCAGTACGGTAAGAAACGTTCGCAAACCATTGTGTACAGCGCGACTGAATCGATGTGAAAAGCCAATGGCAACGCACGTGCCTTCCCATGAGCGAGCGACTCCCATTGTACCAATGACTGGTGTAGCGATTCGAGCAATACGCTCAGCCGGTCGAGCAAAATTAGCCTGGACGTGGGCAACTGTTCTACGGTGAGCGCTTCCCGCGAGTAAGCCACTTTGACACGTTCGTTCAGTGATGCGACAGCCATGTGCATGGCTGATGGATTGACGGCGATAGCTTCCAGCAATGCCTGCGATTCACCCGTCAGTTCGAGTCCGCCAACTCGCGATGCTTTTGAAAGCTTTACCTGCAGCGACTGGGCCGCAGCCAATTGCGCAAACGTCGCTGCGGTGCAGACCTGAAAACTGCCCATTGAGTGTTTCATGACCGTCGAGCCTGCCGCCGAGTATTCCAGCGCGGTATGCAGATTTATCGCCTTGGCAAAGAGCCGATGCAGTGCAACATCGTTCACTTCGCCTTTGAGTGCTACGGCGCAGGTCGCCGCCGATTGCTGGATGTAACTGTCAAGCTGCGCACGGACATCGTGACGACTAGCACACTACCGCATTGATCCAGAGTGACTGCGTTGCTGGCCGATTGCATCTGTGCATTG
It encodes:
- a CDS encoding aldehyde dehydrogenase family protein codes for the protein MQNSSDTHPSYLPDNSYGLFIDNQWVAAENGETLDIINPANGKILTNIPNATAADVDRAVQAAKRAFVTWRTTSPAERANALLKIADLLEADADRFAVLETLDVGKPIRESRSVDIPLAIDHFRYFAGAIRSQSDEAVMLDEQTLSIALSEPLGVVGQVIPWNFPLLMAAWKIAPAIAAGNTVVIKPSELTPVTILELAKIFAKVLPAGVVNIVTGLGTSVGQALLDHPDLRKLAFTGSTRVGELVANAAAKKIIPATLELGGKSANIVFPDANWDKAVEGAVLAILWNQGQVCESGARLFVHESIYEQFLAELKHKFEAVRVGDPLNPDTMMGAQVSKTQMERILGYVDIAKQEGAEVLIGGGRLTGADYDAGFFIQPTILVGVRNDMRVAYEEIFGPVLCVIPFKDEAEVIAMANDSEYGLAGAVWTQDINRALRVARAVETGRMWVNTYHEIPAHAPFGGYKKSGLGRETHKSMLEAYSQKKNIYVSLNEAPLGLF
- a CDS encoding NAD-dependent succinate-semialdehyde dehydrogenase translates to MAYASVNPYTGEVLKSFPDATDIQIEQALEASHNAFLVWKNCSIAERGAVLQRAADLLRARANDYARLLTLEMGKITAEALGEVEISASIFEYYVKHAEALLTPQKLPVADPAEGEAILVHEPLGTILAIEPWNFPYYQIARILAPQLAAGNTVLLKHASNVPQCAEAFEQLLLDAGLPVGAFSNMYATRQQIETILNDSRVHGVALTGSEGAGAIIASQAGKALKKSTLELGGADAFIVLRDAELKKTVKWAVVGRHWNAGQVCISSKRMIVVEEVYDEFLRLYAEGVAQLKAGDPFDPETNLAPLSSQTAADEIRAKIREAVNYGATATEVGPKVPSKGAFVQPTILTNLTPDNPAYYWEFFGPVSMILRAKNEEDAIVIANDSPFGLGGSVFTADGQHGVEVAKRIETGMVFVNHPTSSKADLPFGGIKRSGYGRELIGLGIKEFVNHKLINVMDIDAPF
- a CDS encoding DUF1330 domain-containing protein; the protein is MSAYVVFTREHTTDEAELKLYARKAPAARQGRNLTPLAFYGQLEVLEGGPIEGAVILQFPDIAAAREWYSSPAYQEALQHRLKGAVYRVFLIDGINH
- a CDS encoding type 1 glutamine amidotransferase domain-containing protein, producing MKILLVLTSHDQLGDTGEKTGFWLEELAAPYYAFIDAGVQVTLASPKGGQPPIDPKSNEPDFQTDATRRFETDSVATHALTNTEKLSDVISSEFDAVFYPGGHGPLWDLAENTFSISLIEQSIQSGKPVGAVCHAPAVLRHVKCVDGKPLVAGKKVTGFSNSEEAAVGLTQIVPFLVEDMLKANGGRYTKGADWSVHVEVDGLLVTGQNPASSEATAHSLLKLLA
- a CDS encoding iron-containing alcohol dehydrogenase, translated to MFNFDFYNPTRIVFGNETISRLDELVPAAARILLLYGGQSARANGTLREVRDALGSREVQEFGGIEPNPSYETLIKAVDQVRTHRLDFLLAVGGGSVIDGTKFVAAAVGYEGDAWDILETRGASIRRALPFGTVLTLPATGSEMNNGGVVTRRATQDKLPFRSAYMFPQFSILDPTKTQTLPTRQLANGVVDAFVHVIEQYLTYPIDARVQDRFAEGLLQTLIEIGPLVLKESADYNTRANLMWTATLALNGLIGAGVPQDWSTHMIGHELTALYGIDHARTLAIVLPANLEIRREAKRAKLLQYAERVWQISQGDEEQRIDTAIQQTRMFFESLGLPTHLSAYKLGTDAIDALINQLDTHHLTALGEHKNVSLDVSRRVLEASL
- a CDS encoding zinc-dependent alcohol dehydrogenase family protein, whose product is MSSKTIFVQPGGGYEKVVVGSSEARAAAHGEITVRLHANSLNYHDFAVVSGMWGPSEKRIPMADGAGEVIAVGPDVTEFKVGDSVVSTFFPEWISGAPLVEGFVSVPGDGIDGYAREQVTAQATSFTLAPTGYSHAEASTLTTAGLTAWRALMADDSLKPGDTVLVQGTGGVSIFALQFAKMAGATVIATSSSDEKLERLKALGADHVINYRKDLNWGETARALTGGRGIDHIIEVGGPATLEQSMIAVRVAGHISVIGILSGVSGAMNFVPALIKQVRLQGVLVGSRSQQQDMVRAINVNGIRPIIDRHFPMSEIVEAFKYQETNQHFGKICLDI
- a CDS encoding ArsR/SmtB family transcription factor, which gives rise to MILEQLKALGNDTRMQMMEWLKDPLSNFPPQDHGDPAIGVCVTHLQHKARLSPSTASAHLAILQRAGFVLTTRIGKWTYYRRNEEAIDDFAARLTSDL
- a CDS encoding integrase — its product is MTLQRMDQRDLEDGGKGWRNNNDRIITAHGFRSTFRDWAAEKTDYALEVCEMSLAHVVASGAEAAYWRSDLLEKRRSLMADWATFVSLKYEIQY
- a CDS encoding tyrosine-type recombinase/integrase; this encodes MPPPIIGDLATNQITTEHILEIFKPIWASKAETASRVRNRLELVLDAAKARGLRDGENPARWRGHLDKVLPSTSKTKRTQNHPALPYLVLSRFMRALDRVEGQSACALKMTILTACRTSEVLAARWSEIDLKAKLWLIPAERMKAGKTHTVPFSEALVTLLNGCPDSTIARFYFRVHARVSRSSIWPCS